The genomic DNA AACATAAAAATAGGTGATAATTCATAAGATTTGCAACCCATTGAAAGGGCGCACCTACAATCCTGGCCATAAGTTGTTGGGACAGTCCTCCCCTTTTGCGCTCTGAAACCCATGATTTCAACCACGTCCTTGacatttaaaggggctatgtcacgcaattttaggcaatttcagctcTGATCGAATGGacgtagaattaactaaaatgtcaaaataacggttcaaaactatagaagaactctaacaaaacacccggaagccaagaagggacatggatggacaaaactggagaggattgaaatggattgattttggtaaatttgaaaaacgttggcccaccttttcaaatttatatcagtttatatcaaaatgccatttacacagctggagaATCATTCTCAGTAgttatgtggctgtgattttgcaGATGAAAgacttgctctgccaatttgacgtttagagctcataattaacaaaattgaacaaaattacctaaaatagcgtgacctagcccctttaagaaaagATGACTAGAAGCAAGTAGAATTGAGCCCCCTCCCCCAGCAATGTTGAAAGAAAATCAATCTATAAGACCAGATCAGATGTGACTCAAAAGGAAAACGGGGTGAATAGAAAGTGGTTAGACAGTTCTGGAACTGAACGTGATTGCTGAAAAATCATTATCATTGGTCCAGGAATAAGACGTGAATATCTATCTTATCGTCACTTAAGTTGGAGAATACTGTAGCTATTGTCAAGATTTTTATCAACATTGACAGGGGGGAGGGGAGCAAGCAGGCTTACACAGTCTTGGTCTTAAGAGAGGCTGCCTATGAATCCATCCGTCTTGAACTGTCTCAACGCTTTGGACTACAATTGTAGTAAAATAGTGACCGTTTTCCTAAACTGTGAGTGCTGAAGGGGATTCGAGAAATTTTTGGGAGTCCCCTTTCCTGGCTTTACAGTCATTGGTTGATTATGTCATCAAAGTCAATTTCACATCATACGGGATGTGTAGAAAGGCAAGTCCTGTAAATCTCTTCTGCGACATGCTGCTTCGCAAAACATAGTATGCTTTTCAGTCAACTAAAAGCTGACTCATTTCTCTCACACTTGCACATGGTGACTGGCATTAAGGGGCAAATATTCTGAGACAATTAGAAATGCCGTCTACATGATAATATATTATAGCCAATCTCCTTTAAAGTTGTCAATGCAGTTGTTGGGACAGCCTTTGGATCTTGTCGTTCCCactttgcaaaaaaatttaAGTTAACTTGGCGTCAAGGCTTTGAAGGAGAGGGCAATGAAATTATCTTCATGAACATGCAAAACCGGTGAAAGGACATCAGCCATGCTTCCTTCGATGCCAATAGACCTGATGGAACAGAAAAAACAGGTATTGCTGTTTCTTGGTCATTACTACCAAATCACACTTCCAGTTCATTATTCAGATGGTCAACAAAGGGAATTGCAAGACTTCTGTGACGTTTCAACAGGGTAGTTTGCAAGCTTGAGCTGCACCTGTCAACTTCTTGGTTTCTGCACAGTGACTGTGATGTCCAGCTTCTCAGAAATTTGGCATGCTTCTTGAAACCATTTTGCATGTTCCTCTTCTGCTTTTTGGCGCACAGAAGATAAAGCTTTAATACTACAACTTTTTTGGCCTCAGTGCCGCCCTCGGGAAGTCACTGCATTACTGATTGTGAAATATGACCAATTTCCATAAAATGGTGGGAACCAGTGTGGATGCACACCTGCACTTTTGCAGTAATAGAATAGGTCATGTGGATGAGCTTTTAAACCTGCCATGGGACATGGAAATTGGTTTTTGCTCCAAAAGTGCTGGTTGTTTTTTCACCACAGTACTTGGTATTCTTTATAGAATACTAAAGATGGTGACAGATTTTGCAGATTTTAGCAGACCCATCCTCTTCCTTAATAAATGTTGCAGAGGGGTGAAGGTTATTAGTGGTAGAGAGGAAATTTGTTTAGTTTGTATGCTAAAATGTTAGGTAGTTTTTCTAATGGTTTGATGATATTAACTAAGGAGAAATGTCTGTGAACTTGAACACATATAAAAGGTGAACAAGCTGACTGAGCAAATCTCCCACTGTCCATTCTTCAGTTTCCATATAATTCCAGTACCTTTGCACTGCAGTGGCAATGTTTACTTGGGACGATGATGATGCAAGGCTGACGTTTTCCTTTTTGGGGATTGTGCAGGGTTTGTCATCGTCCAAACCTTCCCCAACCTTGAGCATACCACTGTTTGGGATGTACTTCATTTTAACATCCAACCTCATGCTATTTATGTATGAGTAATGAGCTAATGTTCTATACTCAGTCGAGTAGCTGTACTTTATAATTTCAAACACTTCTATCACTCTGTCTCCAAGTTGGGCATCAGACCAATCACTCACCTCTTTGTAGGCATCCATCATAAATGACACTGCAGTTTTCAGGTGAAATGATGGGATCAAGGTGTCTTCGCATAGTTTGCAATTGTTCTTTGAAATTCTTGGAAGGAAAATTCTTGTAAGGTACTTTGCCAGTCTGTAACAGTCTGCAACCAATTTGTGGCTTTGAAACCTGTATGGTTCTGTTCGAAAAAAGAACCGCCTTCCAACAAGGGGGTTTTGACTGATAACTGCCAGAACCTCTGTATTCATACGGAGACACTCGCTCTGAATAAAGGACAGATGCAAAGCATGAGTAGTGTCACTAACATATACGGTCTCGAGTTGCTTGGCATTAAGGGGAATTCCATAACACACATCAATAGAAAGGACAGAATCTTGATATGGCCCAGAAATACACTGCAGATGAAGGGTTAAGATCTGTGCTTTTAGAAATACTCTCATCATATGAATATCACTTTCCGTAAGCATTATCCATTCAATAGGTAGCTGTTTCTTTAATGTTTCTCGAAAAACTAGGAGAAGATATGCGTTTGTGAGGATGTGTCTGTATGACCTATTCACAAATGGAAATTGATGCAGGAAAGAAAGAACCTTGTCATTGACATGATAATGAAGCTGTGTTTGTATTCCAAGCTTGGTGTACAATAGTTCTGCTATAGCTGGATCTGCTAACACGGGGAGTGCAACATTGAAGTCAAATTCATCAGGATCACCAATCTTGGTACCGTCAGCCATGCTTCCTGTGTTTATGATGTAGCTTTTGGAAAATATGAAATAATTTGCCTGGAGCTCATGGACAGTAGCTTCTATGATATCTCTCACAAACTGCCCAAGGTAGTCAGTTTTGACAGATGTGCCAATGACAGCCTGTGGTAACCAATTCCTTAGTGAATTGTACAAGACTGATTGTGTGGAAACTAGTGTCTGAAGTTCAGTTGTGAAATGAGGACTTTTTGAAGCATTAATCATTTGCCAGGATTTCGGAGCCTCATCGAGACTCTCCATTTTTTGCTCTTCTTTCATTTTGATAGGGTCATTATAACCCAACGTGTTTTGATCAGGTGTTAAGTTAATGGTCTGTTCTAGAGGCATTACGGGGTCCTCACAGACATGTTTACGACAAACACGGACAGAAGTAGAACTTTGTTCAATCTTGCTTTCACATTCAGTCACCACTGGAACCACCGTGTCTAGGCTCATCGCTTTAACCTGATCTGCAGTGTTTCCTTCCCTTTGAATGCTAGAGATCCGCATTTCGCTGGACCAGCTGTTTGACCCCGTATTTAAACCGAAAGAATTGTCAACGGATGCGCGTTCCCTGTTCTTGTCTTCAGCCAATGTCTTCTCGCTAGATTCCAGAATTGCTCCTGTCTTTGAAGGATCACTTTCCTTACTTTTTGAGTCAGTACTAGGACTACCATTGTCAGCATTCCCAGCAATAAGTTCAACTAATGCCGAAAGCAGGTTTAGCTGATCGAAAAGTAAATTATCTGCGGTAGTCGAAGATTTCAACTCAGGCGATCCATTGGCTGGACCTGCAGTGGAAGAAGAATCCGTGGTACTGTCGGTTTCACAAGTGTTCTCCTCGCAAAAACCTGTCGCTGGCTGTACCAAATTACTTTGGGCCTGTAACGGCAGATCCTCATAATTAGTGAGCCAAAATGCGTAAGGCCAAGCCGGTTTTGAAACCAGTGGCTGCGTCGCATATTTCGGTTGGATTTTCACATCTTTAAGTAAGCTAGCTGTCAATCGCCTTGGCGTCGTTTCTGCCTCTGAATGTATGAGTAGCAGCATTTCAAGGTCAAATGCCGGTAATGTCAGCTGAGCTTTTCCTTCTGCCATTTTCTAGGACAAGGCTCAGTCAGGGCGAAGGGCCGGCGCAgcctatttccctttcgtaaacggtcgttgccgtTTCTCAGAAcggggtgacccgaaaacactgaccccggtccatggaccccccaCGGACCGGGACTgccttacggaccggtccacggactatctctacggaccccctctacggaccaccccaaaaaacacagaattaaaaaaaattaaataacaactGAAAGTTTGTTTATACctgttgtctggatagaccactcttgCCGGTGAGGTCTCGGCCGTTACGCTCCGCAAATCAGATTAAGGCTCAGGTGTGgccttttccttcgctgttgaACGGAGTGCTTCGAAACTAAGTTCTTCCGTCAtttgtttgtgtgtgtgtgtgtgtgatcACAACTAAGtcctcacaaaaaaattaaaggttttacaacatttgaagagaTGTATGAAGAGATGAGACATAAAGCAACAATCGTAGCAAATATTGTTTGGATGACTGCAAAAGAAGACGTAGTTCCCACAAGGGGGGTTGGGAAACATATGGCCCACAAGTAGCCAGGGGCGcgtatgtatgtgtgtgtgtgtgtgtggaataaaaatacatttaaaaaaaaaaaaaaaagttcctcCTGCTCGTTCCTCCGCCATTTTTCAGGACAGAGAGatcgtgaagcctggggcgagttcacaaacccgcgggagaatgatccgaagaaaatggcggagggaaagaaagaaaatgcaaatagaacttacttattatcaatctttttcgaaggattccggtccacagcgaaggaaggggcaatatgtgattaatagactttgtacccgagcctgagccttagtctgttgaATTTGCAGAGCGTTacggttgagatttcgccgaTACGAGTgacacgagtggtctatccagataACTGGTATAAAGTCAAAgctttagtttttatttattttcatttctatgttgttttagggTGGTCCGTATAGGGGGTCCGtaagggtagtccgtggacctgTCCGTAAGGCAGTCCGTGAACCCAGTCCgtagaggggtccatggaccgggagTCAGTATTTTCGGGTCAAAAAATAGTTGCCACTTGAAACGGTCGATCCCGggcggtcgatgccattttttagctctgaattacactcattaggtctaaaaactcaaaaggttgcggttactgggagttgtgtctcgctggtcatatgagttagggttcgggttcgggttctgtttagggtgagggctaagaactcgagttcgagtcttgaaattttcggactcattttttcctccagtttttcttttataaatttttttttccatttttgtcttaatatttgttaatattttttcttagtttgtttcttttaattttcttcgaagtgaagtgtgtagtcgaccgttatgaatggcatcgaccgtttcaaatggcaacgaccgtttacgaaagggaattTGCGTCGGCGCAGGATTCTTTTATAATGTAACACTCCCAAAATAACACCATtttcgttcccagatcccaGCCAGcggggccttcgcacgagaaaactggttttcattgttttcatgctCAGCCTTTGGCGGCTAAGAGGGCCGGgtggctctggggacgagaataaAAAATGCCCCTCACTAGGCGCGTTCCCAGGCTTTTAAACGTAAAATCGCAAGAAGCGCGAGACTTGGGGCGTCGGGAACTCGCTCGACCGGTGACGTAACGTTTGATTCACGTGAGGACGACTGGGAAGGTCGGGACGGGACGGGAAtaagaagctaaatattttgagcaagagccgatacaacgtagatttgattttagtggtcaCGGTACTATCCTTGCATACggtgagagctactgaaatttaaactgaccaatcagaattcagcgagagggaaaaactgtgctatccttgtgctatccgacgtcacgccaattgtttacattctgattggacattcgctcagccttctgttgtgactctcttgaccgtcgcttctttgaactcagcgagacagaaatgactcattgttctggcaatcaatttgccaatccactttatccagtttatggattggtctagcatgtgattaacaaccaggatcgcttttgaactttattctgtagaagaagaagacgtggctgagtgaacatttttacgacgaaatcccttggtttgtactactgttcagcactttgatgtccgataactgatcaatcacatttggtcgtctgaccttatgaagttttttcagctcttgtttgtgtccatcatgatcgaacttcaggtgaagcgctatgctgctttatgccaacttcggtggcttgtgatgagcttgcctgctgcccaaattgttgttgtatttgggcaagattggtcttgggttggaacttaatagtgaggggaacaatttttcgttcatctgctgtgccagacaacaaacaatcctgtcggGTGTTCCATTTGCTtggtgagtcttgcacgaccatcgtctatcagatctggattggagttttctttcagtgattacaacttgcgatcgttctgcaaacatctacgtagcatgcagcactttttagtgactcgaggatccccggcccgttttgctgttttaaaCGGAGTCCTGCCTTTTGTGATCTTTTGTGAGCTGTttgtcttcagtgcttgtactttttcgtttgttcctggtggcacaaagtaactttgatgatttcaaaggacttgaatccttaattgaattagcgatttttttattaaggaaccattaagtgaatggtacacaaaattaggagaaaccgTTGGTTGAATAAAccatatttgtagacataattatctacccagtttaagtacttagctcaacaagttgtttggctccacaagtttcagtttcaggccaggtacccgaattcacccaggtactgttgcacactaccatagttctttggaaattgaatagctccttgaacacctggttgcttgacaagaaacttgatgtgtttgttctctacattggtgaatgcagcca from Montipora capricornis isolate CH-2021 chromosome 2, ASM3666992v2, whole genome shotgun sequence includes the following:
- the LOC138031446 gene encoding uncharacterized protein isoform X2; this encodes MAEGKAQLTLPAFDLEMLLLIHSEAETTPRRLTASLLKDVKIQPKYATQPLVSKPAWPYAFWLTNYEDLPLQAQSNLVQPATGFCEENTCETDSTTDSSSTAGPANGSPELKSSTTADNLLFDQLNLLSALVELIAGNADNGSPSTDSKSKESDPSKTGAILESSEKTLAEDKNRERASVDNSFGLNTGSNSWSSEMRISSIQREGNTADQVKAMSLDTVVPVVTECESKIEQSSTSVRVCRKHVCEDPVMPLEQTINLTPDQNTLGYNDPIKMKEEQKMESLDEAPKSWQMINASKSPHFTTELQTLVSTQSVLYNSLRNWLPQAVIGTSVKTDYLGQFVRDIIEATVHELQANYFIFSKSYIINTGSMADGTKIGDPDEFDFNVALPVLADPAIAELLYTKLGIQTQLHYHVNDKVLSFLHQFPFVNRSYRHILTNAYLLLVFRETLKKQLPIEWIMLTESDIHMMRVFLKAQILTLHLQCISGPYQDSVLSIDVCYGIPLNAKQLETVYVSDTTHALHLSFIQSECLRMNTEVLAVISQNPLVGRRFFFRTEPYRFQSHKLVADCYRLAKYLTRIFLPRISKNNCKLCEDTLIPSFHLKTAVSFMMDAYKEVYWHRRKHG
- the LOC138031446 gene encoding uncharacterized protein isoform X1 — encoded protein: MAEGKAQLTLPAFDLEMLLLIHSEAETTPRRLTASLLKDVKIQPKYATQPLVSKPAWPYAFWLTNYEDLPLQAQSNLVQPATGFCEENTCETDSTTDSSSTAGPANGSPELKSSTTADNLLFDQLNLLSALVELIAGNADNGSPSTDSKSKESDPSKTGAILESSEKTLAEDKNRERASVDNSFGLNTGSNSWSSEMRISSIQREGNTADQVKAMSLDTVVPVVTECESKIEQSSTSVRVCRKHVCEDPVMPLEQTINLTPDQNTLGYNDPIKMKEEQKMESLDEAPKSWQMINASKSPHFTTELQTLVSTQSVLYNSLRNWLPQAVIGTSVKTDYLGQFVRDIIEATVHELQANYFIFSKSYIINTGSMADGTKIGDPDEFDFNVALPVLADPAIAELLYTKLGIQTQLHYHVNDKVLSFLHQFPFVNRSYRHILTNAYLLLVFRETLKKQLPIEWIMLTESDIHMMRVFLKAQILTLHLQCISGPYQDSVLSIDVCYGIPLNAKQLETVYVSDTTHALHLSFIQSECLRMNTEVLAVISQNPLVGRRFFFRTEPYRFQSHKLVADCYRLAKYLTRIFLPRISKNNCKLCEDTLIPSFHLKTAVSFMMDAYKEVSDWSDAQLGDRVIEVFEIIKYSYSTEYRTLAHYSYINSMRLDVKMKYIPNSGMLKVGEGLDDDKPCTIPKKENVSLASSSSQVNIATAVQRYWNYMETEEWTVGDLLSQLVHLLYVFKFTDISP